The Gimesia chilikensis genome contains the following window.
GGATTATGGTCAAACAAACGTGCTCACTGTTCCTACTGTCTTGCCTGATGCTGACAGTCTCTCTTGGAAATTCCGCCTTTGCAGAATCAGGGGCAGCGCCTGCGGACTTTGATTTCGCTTCCGATATTCGTCCGCTGTTATCCGACGCCTGTTTTGCCTGTCACGGTCCGGATGATGAACACCGTGAAGCCGATTTCCGCATGGATCTCAAAGAAGGACTCTTCGGCAAAGCGGGAGAGCAGGCGCTGATTGTTCCCGGCAAACCGGAAGAGAGTCTGATCTATCAGCGCATGACCGCCGAGGATGAAAGTCTGCGTATGCCTCCTGTAGACTCGGGTAAAAAACTCTCCAAGGCAGACATCGAAAAAATCCGTCAATGGATCGCCGCCGGTGCTCCCTGGGCTTCACACTGGGCCTTTCAGCCACCCGTAAAACCACCCGTTCCCCAGGTGAAACAACAGTCGCTGGTGCAGAATCCGATTGATGCATTCATCCTGGAAAAACTTGAACAGCGACGCCTCACGTTTTCCGAACCAGCAGACCGCATCACGCGTCTGCGTCGCTTGAGTCTCGATCTGATCGGCCTGCCTCCCACCATTGAAGAGGTCGATCAATTCGTCAACGACCCGAGCCCTTTAGCCTGGCAGAAACAGGTGACCCGTTTGCTCGCTTCTCCCCACTATGGCGAGCGCTGGGGTCGTCTCTGGCTCGATGCCGCCCGCTATGCCGACTCGAACGGTTATGAAAAAGATGCGCCCCGGAATGTCTGGCTCTATCGCGACTGGGTGATTGATGCCTTCAACGAAAACAAACCTTACGATCAGTTCATTACCGAACAGATCGCCGGTGACCTGCTGCCTCAGGCAACACAGGATCAAAAAGTCGCCACCGGCTTCATGCGGAACTCCATGCTCAACGAAGAAGGGGGAATCGACCCCGAAGAATTTCGCATGGCAGCCATGTTCGACCGCATGGATACGATCGGCAAAAGTATTCTGGGGCTGACACTGCAGTGCGGACAATGTCACACACACAAATACGATCCACTGACGCAGGAGAATTATTACCAGATCTTCGCCTGCATCAACAACTCCTACGAAGCCAGCATTCGCGGTTATACGGATGAAGAACAGACGCAGCGCACTAAACTCTTTCACAAGATCAAAGCGATTGAAGAACAGCTGAAAGCACAGAAGCCGAACTGGGCCACAGAGATGGCTGCCTGGGAACAAAGTGTCAAGCAGAACCAGCCTCAGTGGCACGTGCTGAAGCTCACAAACATCGACAGTAACTCGCAGCGCTACTTCGAACAGCCCGATCATTCACAGCTGGCACAGGGTTATGCACCGTCCCGCTTCACCTCGAATTTTGAAGCGACCGTCGATGCGTCCCAGATCAAGGCCCTGCGGCTGGAACTCTTGAATCATCCCAACCTGCCCGCAGGCGGACCCGGCCGTTCGACTGAGGGTTTGTGTGCTCTCACCGACATCAAGCTCAGTGTCGAAAATCCTCAGGATGCAAAACAGAAAGCCAACGTCAAATTCGTAAAAGCCTCGGCAGACTTTGCGAATGAGCGACAACAGCTTCAGAATCCCTACGCAGACAAAAAAGGAGTGCGTGGCTTTACCGGCCCGGTGGAGTATGCCATCGATGGGGACAACTCAACCGCCTGGGGCATTGATGGGGGGCCGGGGCGCATGAATCAGCCTCACGAAGCGGTCTTCAATGCTGAGAAACCATTTGGCTATGCTGCAGGAACGAAGCTGAAAATCAGCCTGGTGCAGATGCACGGCGGTTGGAACAGCGACGATAACCAGACCATGAATCTGGGACGCTTTCGCATCTCGTATACGACAGATGAGAACGCCGCCGCCGATCAAGTTCCCGATCGCGTTCGTGAACTGCTGACGATCTCCGCAGAACAACGCACACTGCAACAGCAGTCGGAAATCTTCAGCTACTGGCGGACGCTCGTCCCGGAGTGGAAAGCGCAGAACGAACAGATCGCCGCCCTCTGGAAACAGCACCCTAAAGGGACGACTCAACTCGTCTATCAGGAACGACCGGCACCGCGCGAAACCCATCTGCTCGAACGCGGCGACTTCCTCAAACAGAAACAGGTGGTCGATCCCGGTGTTCCCGACTTTCTGAATACACTGCCACAAGGGACGGAAGTCAATCGACTGACCTTTGCCCGCTGGCTCGTGGATCGGCAGTCTCCCACAACCGCCCGGGCCATCGTCAACCGTGTCTGGCAGGCCTACTTCGGTCAGGGCATTGTTGCCACCAGTGAAGACCTCGGTTCCCAGGGTGCAGCGCCGACGCATCGCAAACTGCTGGACTGGCTGTCCGTCTGGTTCATGGATGAAGGCTGGGATCTGAAAAAACTGCACACACTGATTGTCACCTCCAACACTTATCAGCAGTCGTCCCGCGTCACTCCCGCACTGCTGGAGCAGGATCCCTACAACCGACTCCTGGCCCGCGGTCCCCGCTATCGCGTTGATGCGGAGATCGTACGCGACATCGCCCTCAAGGCCAGCGGTCTGCTCAATTCCGAAATTGGCGGCCCCTCTGTGTATCCTCCCGCGCCGGCCTTCCTGTTCGAAAAGCCGGCGAGCTACGGTCCCAAAACCTGGAATGTCGATCAGGATGAGGACCGCTACCGCCGGGCCATTTATACCTTCCGTTTCCGTTCTGTCCCCTATCCCATGCTGCAGGCCTTTGACGCCCCGAATGGCGATATCGCGACAGTCAAACGCAACCGTTCCAATACACCACTCCAGGCGCTGACCACGCTCAATGAAACACTGTTCATGGAATGTGCCACGGGGCTCGCGGAAACCACGCTGGCTGCTAAGGGTGCCTCCGATACAGAGCGAATCGAAACCGCTTTCCGCCGCTGTGTCTCCCGACATCCTTCACAGGCAGAGATTCAACTGCTGATCCGCTTCCTGCAGAAGCAACGCGACTATTTCGCAGGGCATCCGGACGAGGTTAAGCAGATCACAACCACCAATAACAGCCCGGAACCTGCCACCGCCGAACTGGCCGCCTGGGTCGCACTTTCGCGTATCCTGCTCAACATGGACGAAACGATTACCAAAGAATAACAGAGGGAAGTGACCGGTGTTTCCGTCGCTTCCTGACCCCAACAGGTTATCATCATGAATCAAATACAACATCCCGCACATCCGATCGCCAGACGCTGGTTTCTACAGCAATGCGGCGTCGGCGTTGGAGCAATCGCCACCGCACAACTGCTCCAGGAATCCGGTGACCTGCTGGCAAATTCCACGTCTGCACCGCAGGACCCGCTGGCACCTCGTGAGCCCCACCATTCACCTAAAGCGAAGAACATCATCTTCCTGTTCATGGGGGGCGGACCCAGTCATCTGGAACTGTTCGACGATAAACCAGTGCTGAGTAAATTCGATGGCAAGCTGCCGCCTGAAGAACTGCTCAAAGGTTATCGAGCTGCGTTTATCAACCCGAACTCGAAGTTCCTGGGGCCGAAGTTCAAATTCAAAAAGCACGGAGAATGCGGTGCGGAACTCTCCGAGATCCTGCCCCATCTGGCGGACGTCGTCGATGACATCGCCATCGTGAAAAGTATGAAGACCGATGCCTTCAATCACGCCCCCGCGCAGATTCAGGCACTCACCGGTTCTCAGCTCTTCGGTAAACCGAGCCTCGGCGCCTGGACGCTCTATGGGCTGGGCAGCGAGTCAAAAAATCTGCCGGGCTTTGTGGTCTTCAGTTCCGGCAATAAAGGCCCCAGTGGGGGCAGCTCCTGCTGGGGCAGCGGGTTCCTGCCGACTACGCATCAGGGAGTCATGTTCCGCGGCGGCCAGGAACCGGTGCTCTACCTCAAAAATCCTCCCGGGGTTTCCACTGAACTCCAGCGCGATTCCCTCGATACACTCAAAGCCTTGAATCAGCGGCATCTGGAGCAGGTGGGAGATCCCGAGATTGCCACCCGCATCAATTCCTTTGAAATGGCGTACCGCATGCAGGCCAGTGCACCGGATGTGATGGATCTTTCGCAGGAAACCAAATCAACGCTGGAACTGTATGGTGCAGAACCGGGGCAGACCTCGTTCGCTAATAACTGTCTGCTGGCCCGTCGACTGGTGGAACGGGGCGTTCGCTGCGTGCAGCTCTTCCACGAATCATGGGATCAGCATGGCGGTCTGGTAGGCGGACTCAAGAGTAACTGCGCCGCCACCGATCAGGCATCCGCAGCACTCATCAAGGACCTCAAACAGCGGGGACTGCTCGAAGACACCCTCGTTGTCTGGGGAGGCGAATTCGGACGGACGCCGATGGTGCAGGGGGGCAATGATGGTCGCGATCATCATCCCAACGCTTTTACCATGTGGCTCGCCGGCGGTGGAATCAAAGGGGGGACGACCATCGGTCGTTCCGATGATTTCGGCTTCAATGTGATCGAAGATGAAGTTCCCGTTTACGATCTGCACGCAACGATCCTGCATCTGCTGGGCCTGGATCCGCATCAGTTGTCCTTCCGCTTCCAGGGCCTCGATCAGAAACTGATCGGCGTGAACCCCGCGAAGCTCGTGACAAAAATCCTGGCTTAACAGTTTGTAGCAGTATCAAAAAAACAAACCCCTGGTGTCGATCCACCAGGGGTTTTGTCTTTGGTTTTAAACTGCTTCGCGTTACGCGGCAATTTCCTGCTCGTAATAACGC
Protein-coding sequences here:
- a CDS encoding DUF1501 domain-containing protein, which produces MNQIQHPAHPIARRWFLQQCGVGVGAIATAQLLQESGDLLANSTSAPQDPLAPREPHHSPKAKNIIFLFMGGGPSHLELFDDKPVLSKFDGKLPPEELLKGYRAAFINPNSKFLGPKFKFKKHGECGAELSEILPHLADVVDDIAIVKSMKTDAFNHAPAQIQALTGSQLFGKPSLGAWTLYGLGSESKNLPGFVVFSSGNKGPSGGSSCWGSGFLPTTHQGVMFRGGQEPVLYLKNPPGVSTELQRDSLDTLKALNQRHLEQVGDPEIATRINSFEMAYRMQASAPDVMDLSQETKSTLELYGAEPGQTSFANNCLLARRLVERGVRCVQLFHESWDQHGGLVGGLKSNCAATDQASAALIKDLKQRGLLEDTLVVWGGEFGRTPMVQGGNDGRDHHPNAFTMWLAGGGIKGGTTIGRSDDFGFNVIEDEVPVYDLHATILHLLGLDPHQLSFRFQGLDQKLIGVNPAKLVTKILA
- a CDS encoding PSD1 and planctomycete cytochrome C domain-containing protein, giving the protein MVKQTCSLFLLSCLMLTVSLGNSAFAESGAAPADFDFASDIRPLLSDACFACHGPDDEHREADFRMDLKEGLFGKAGEQALIVPGKPEESLIYQRMTAEDESLRMPPVDSGKKLSKADIEKIRQWIAAGAPWASHWAFQPPVKPPVPQVKQQSLVQNPIDAFILEKLEQRRLTFSEPADRITRLRRLSLDLIGLPPTIEEVDQFVNDPSPLAWQKQVTRLLASPHYGERWGRLWLDAARYADSNGYEKDAPRNVWLYRDWVIDAFNENKPYDQFITEQIAGDLLPQATQDQKVATGFMRNSMLNEEGGIDPEEFRMAAMFDRMDTIGKSILGLTLQCGQCHTHKYDPLTQENYYQIFACINNSYEASIRGYTDEEQTQRTKLFHKIKAIEEQLKAQKPNWATEMAAWEQSVKQNQPQWHVLKLTNIDSNSQRYFEQPDHSQLAQGYAPSRFTSNFEATVDASQIKALRLELLNHPNLPAGGPGRSTEGLCALTDIKLSVENPQDAKQKANVKFVKASADFANERQQLQNPYADKKGVRGFTGPVEYAIDGDNSTAWGIDGGPGRMNQPHEAVFNAEKPFGYAAGTKLKISLVQMHGGWNSDDNQTMNLGRFRISYTTDENAAADQVPDRVRELLTISAEQRTLQQQSEIFSYWRTLVPEWKAQNEQIAALWKQHPKGTTQLVYQERPAPRETHLLERGDFLKQKQVVDPGVPDFLNTLPQGTEVNRLTFARWLVDRQSPTTARAIVNRVWQAYFGQGIVATSEDLGSQGAAPTHRKLLDWLSVWFMDEGWDLKKLHTLIVTSNTYQQSSRVTPALLEQDPYNRLLARGPRYRVDAEIVRDIALKASGLLNSEIGGPSVYPPAPAFLFEKPASYGPKTWNVDQDEDRYRRAIYTFRFRSVPYPMLQAFDAPNGDIATVKRNRSNTPLQALTTLNETLFMECATGLAETTLAAKGASDTERIETAFRRCVSRHPSQAEIQLLIRFLQKQRDYFAGHPDEVKQITTTNNSPEPATAELAAWVALSRILLNMDETITKE